The following are encoded in a window of Amycolatopsis lexingtonensis genomic DNA:
- a CDS encoding post-COAP-1 domain-containing protein: MIRGPVVVFCVAAVAVFGLAPVASATVLWPDEQAMITTSTYRSTYVYDVGAGNSISHEQFAQPAVTEFYGAQAGFDRNFMLWAPIVAIDRPHENWKACTGNTGGLCPAVRDGNQQIYDEIGAGQIHVKYWNGAFIGVACGNWNHGGAGPVPVLSGTKYEDVNGDGVRQAGEPGLAGWTIDLSYHGAVVATTVTEAGGAYSFSLDAQRFPIGAGTYTVAERSQPGWVQSHAPDPVTVGYGVGEAHFGGNDFGNYRPAAIEGRKFDDHGADGSGAGDPGLANWTFDLDGGPSAVSGSDGKFGFAGLRPGTYTVRERQQPGWRRTTPSSGSTTVTVTSGQVAGGVDFGNVCLGAIAVTAPDGVAIRVDEVDVPGVLANDPPAPRTASGTATVPGLLPGTYRVTLTLPDGVFTTDPDLTSLDGKFAVVKTITVAECGTSAVAPAFVTSQPGKITGGVRIAVPGGFATAGFEFMQRKEGPRGTLEFNDHDRGIDIHTSDITGISVSGPDAYVFGHAVVAGVPYGFRLHLVDAGEPGTGDRFELLLANGYSAGTGGTIDGGNVQIH; this comes from the coding sequence ATGATCCGCGGTCCGGTGGTGGTTTTCTGCGTCGCCGCAGTGGCCGTTTTCGGGCTCGCGCCGGTGGCGTCGGCGACGGTGCTCTGGCCCGACGAACAAGCGATGATCACCACGAGCACCTACCGATCCACCTACGTCTACGACGTCGGTGCCGGCAATTCGATTTCCCACGAGCAATTCGCGCAGCCCGCGGTCACCGAGTTCTACGGCGCGCAGGCGGGCTTCGACCGGAACTTCATGCTCTGGGCGCCGATCGTCGCGATCGACCGGCCGCACGAAAACTGGAAGGCGTGCACCGGGAACACCGGGGGTCTCTGCCCAGCCGTCCGCGACGGCAACCAGCAGATCTACGACGAGATCGGCGCCGGCCAGATCCACGTCAAGTACTGGAACGGCGCGTTCATCGGGGTCGCCTGCGGCAACTGGAACCACGGCGGTGCCGGTCCGGTCCCGGTGCTCAGCGGGACGAAGTACGAGGACGTCAACGGCGACGGCGTCCGGCAAGCGGGCGAACCCGGGCTCGCCGGCTGGACGATCGACCTCTCCTACCACGGGGCGGTGGTCGCCACGACCGTCACGGAGGCCGGCGGCGCGTACTCCTTCTCCTTGGACGCCCAACGGTTCCCGATCGGTGCCGGGACCTACACCGTGGCCGAACGGTCGCAGCCCGGGTGGGTGCAGTCGCACGCGCCGGATCCCGTCACCGTCGGCTACGGGGTCGGGGAAGCGCACTTCGGCGGCAACGACTTCGGGAACTACCGGCCGGCGGCGATCGAAGGGCGGAAGTTCGACGACCACGGTGCCGACGGCAGCGGTGCCGGTGATCCCGGGCTGGCGAACTGGACCTTCGACCTCGACGGCGGGCCGAGCGCGGTGAGCGGGAGCGACGGGAAGTTCGGCTTCGCCGGGTTGCGGCCGGGTACCTACACCGTCCGCGAGCGGCAGCAGCCGGGGTGGCGGCGGACGACGCCGTCCTCGGGGAGCACGACCGTGACCGTGACCAGCGGGCAGGTCGCCGGCGGGGTCGACTTCGGCAACGTCTGCCTCGGTGCCATCGCGGTCACCGCGCCGGACGGGGTCGCGATCCGCGTCGACGAAGTGGACGTTCCGGGTGTGCTCGCGAACGATCCGCCGGCCCCGCGGACCGCGTCGGGGACCGCGACCGTGCCCGGGCTACTGCCCGGCACCTACCGGGTCACGCTGACCTTGCCCGACGGCGTCTTCACCACCGACCCGGACCTCACCTCGCTCGACGGGAAGTTCGCGGTCGTCAAGACGATCACGGTCGCCGAGTGCGGGACGAGCGCCGTAGCCCCGGCCTTCGTCACCTCGCAGCCGGGTAAGATCACCGGTGGTGTCCGGATCGCGGTGCCCGGTGGGTTCGCGACCGCCGGGTTCGAGTTCATGCAGCGCAAGGAAGGGCCGCGCGGGACGCTCGAGTTCAACGACCACGATCGCGGGATCGACATCCACACCTCGGACATCACCGGCATTTCGGTGTCCGGTCCGGACGCGTACGTGTTCGGCCACGCCGTCGTCGCCGGTGTGCCGTACGGGTTCCGGCTGCACCTCGTCGACGCGGGCGAACCGGGCACCGGTGACCGCTTCGAGCTGCTCCTGGCCAACGGCTACTCGGCCGGGACCGGCGGGACGATCGACGGCGGGAACGTCCAGATCCACTGA
- a CDS encoding GTP-binding protein has translation MASSSTDGTGADLVPTPVKIIVAGGFGAGKTTMVGSVSEIPPLTTEEVLTEASAGIDDLSGVERKTTTTVALDFGRITISPRHVLYLFGTPGQARFWFMWDDLARGAIGTVVLVDTRRLETSFAAIDFFERRKIPFVVAVNCFDNAPRYTADEVREALVVPDRVPIVMCDARDRDSSKLALIRLVKHAMTVVPARV, from the coding sequence ATGGCCTCATCAAGTACTGACGGCACCGGGGCCGACCTGGTCCCGACGCCGGTCAAGATCATCGTCGCCGGCGGGTTCGGCGCCGGGAAGACCACGATGGTCGGTTCGGTCAGCGAGATCCCGCCGCTGACGACCGAAGAGGTGCTCACCGAGGCGAGCGCCGGGATCGACGACCTGTCCGGTGTGGAACGCAAGACCACCACGACGGTCGCGCTCGACTTCGGCCGGATCACGATCTCGCCGCGGCACGTGCTGTACCTGTTCGGGACGCCGGGGCAGGCGCGCTTCTGGTTCATGTGGGACGACCTGGCGCGCGGGGCGATCGGGACGGTCGTGCTGGTCGACACCCGGCGGCTGGAGACCAGCTTCGCCGCCATCGACTTCTTCGAGCGCCGGAAGATCCCGTTCGTCGTCGCGGTGAACTGCTTCGACAACGCGCCGCGCTACACCGCCGACGAGGTCCGCGAGGCCCTCGTGGTCCCGGACCGCGTGCCGATCGTCATGTGTGATGCGCGTGACAGGGATTCCAGCAAGCTCGCGTTGATCCGGTTGGTGAAGCACGCGATGACCGTTGTGCCCGCGCGGGTCTGA
- a CDS encoding DUF742 domain-containing protein, with protein sequence MSSDDGWYDEAAGPLVRPYTITSGRTPADSARLDLSTQVMTLRSEQEPVGLGPEHVAIVQLCRHPVSVAEIAVYVKIPLGVVRVLVGDLIERGLVITRSPTHHPAQSPDLETLQAVLDGLIKY encoded by the coding sequence GTGAGCTCGGACGACGGCTGGTACGACGAGGCCGCCGGGCCGCTGGTCCGGCCGTACACGATCACGAGCGGCCGGACGCCGGCCGACTCCGCGCGGCTGGACCTGTCGACGCAGGTGATGACGCTGCGCTCGGAGCAGGAGCCGGTCGGGCTGGGCCCGGAGCACGTGGCGATCGTGCAGCTGTGCCGCCACCCGGTTTCGGTCGCCGAGATCGCGGTGTACGTGAAGATCCCGCTGGGGGTCGTGCGCGTGCTCGTCGGCGACCTGATCGAACGCGGTCTCGTGATCACGCGCTCCCCCACCCACCACCCGGCGCAGTCGCCGGACCTCGAAACACTCCAGGCGGTTCTCGATGGCCTCATCAAGTACTGA
- a CDS encoding roadblock/LC7 domain-containing protein: MNEYGNPKPDLNWLLDDVVSRVVGAQNAIVLSADGLLIGKSAGMSKDDSDQLSAIASSLQSLAKGVSKQFNRGPVLQNMIEMERGYLFVSAAGQGACLAVLAADNVDVEMIAYEMSRLVKRVGDYMASAPREAAHVLREAT, translated from the coding sequence ATGAACGAGTACGGGAACCCCAAACCCGATCTCAACTGGCTGCTCGACGACGTGGTGAGCCGCGTGGTCGGCGCGCAGAACGCGATCGTGCTGTCCGCCGACGGGCTGCTCATCGGCAAGTCGGCGGGCATGAGCAAGGACGACTCGGACCAGCTCTCGGCCATCGCCTCCAGCTTGCAGAGCCTCGCCAAGGGGGTGAGCAAGCAGTTCAACCGCGGCCCGGTGCTGCAGAACATGATCGAGATGGAGCGCGGCTACCTGTTCGTCTCGGCGGCGGGCCAGGGTGCCTGCCTCGCCGTGCTGGCCGCGGACAACGTCGACGTCGAGATGATCGCGTACGAGATGAGCCGCCTGGTGAAACGGGTCGGCGACTACATGGCGTCCGCGCCGCGCGAAGCGGCGCACGTCCTGCGGGAGGCCACGTGA
- a CDS encoding ATP-binding protein, with protein sequence MLNKDANDESDKPYDKSIRKRLTRTVLIPSVTLLVLWIAVSSYFLFNGVYVRLVAASVREVSIPAATALAEFQKERQSALQYLDDPALGPGRLQAQQKVTDEKLGTLQNAFAATISTAPDEIASKVNALKSQFDQLPVLRSQISFRSIDRAQVNNYYNGVMDTASNLFDTQARIVPDAEAATGGITATSVFRAGDAMSRETSLVSTAFSAGTFAPDDFVQFAQLSGTYRARLAQIEPFLDDTVRDRYRALAKSTAWQQLATAEQAIVKHGPWSPSEQNTVPVSETDWLNATTQVAQGLNDLAITQADKVSAAAIDSGDAQLRNVIIGSILALLASLAAIIVAVRVSRSLVDRALMTRLARLRNDSLDLARNRLPNIVERLKNGESVDLKEELPQLDHGRDEIGQVAEAFNTAQLTAVNAAASEAKARSGVHNVFLGIAHRNQVLVHQQLQILDEMEAREDDSTQLASLFQLDHLAARARRTTENLIILGGKQPGRRWRKPVALMEVLRAAVSETEQYARVQVEQVADVAIVGAAVADTIHLIAELVDNATSFSPPGSPVEVTSRMVARGVVVDVSDQGLGMKDGVREWANSMMAEAPEFDAMALRADSSLGLFVVARLAARLGITVTFDPSRYGGLRATVLIPGQHLAGEDTAGTGEPGSSPAETTAVLAPVGAPAGRAAESSLGSMDSPSSFTGQIPMKRETKPRPYPARALTPPEALPSVPAAVPEPEPQPAPAAETAAAAPRPADDRPRLPRREPQQNLVAQLEAEPDDSDDDVVAPGEGTARTLAAFHKGTRRGRGPDEA encoded by the coding sequence GTGCTGAACAAAGACGCCAACGACGAGTCGGACAAGCCGTACGACAAGTCGATCCGCAAAAGGCTGACCAGGACCGTTCTCATTCCCAGCGTCACACTGCTGGTGCTGTGGATCGCGGTCTCTTCGTACTTCCTCTTCAACGGCGTTTACGTCCGGCTGGTCGCCGCTTCGGTCCGTGAGGTGTCCATCCCCGCGGCCACCGCGCTGGCCGAGTTCCAGAAGGAACGCCAGAGCGCGCTGCAGTACCTCGACGACCCCGCGCTGGGCCCCGGCCGGCTGCAGGCGCAGCAGAAGGTCACCGACGAGAAGCTCGGCACCCTGCAGAACGCGTTCGCCGCGACGATCTCCACCGCGCCGGACGAGATCGCGTCCAAGGTCAACGCGCTGAAGTCCCAGTTCGACCAGCTGCCCGTGCTGCGCTCGCAGATCAGCTTCCGCAGCATCGACCGCGCGCAGGTCAACAACTACTACAACGGCGTGATGGACACGGCGTCGAACCTGTTCGACACCCAGGCCCGCATCGTGCCGGACGCCGAAGCCGCGACCGGCGGCATCACCGCGACCTCGGTCTTCCGCGCCGGTGACGCGATGTCGCGCGAGACGTCGCTCGTGTCGACGGCCTTCTCGGCCGGCACCTTCGCCCCCGACGACTTCGTCCAGTTCGCGCAGCTGTCCGGGACCTACCGCGCGCGGCTGGCGCAGATCGAGCCGTTCCTCGACGACACCGTCCGCGACCGGTACCGGGCGCTGGCCAAGAGCACCGCCTGGCAGCAGCTGGCCACCGCCGAGCAGGCGATCGTCAAGCACGGACCGTGGTCGCCCAGCGAGCAGAACACGGTGCCGGTGTCCGAAACGGACTGGCTGAACGCGACCACCCAGGTCGCCCAGGGCCTCAACGACCTGGCCATCACCCAGGCGGACAAGGTTTCCGCGGCCGCGATCGACTCCGGTGACGCCCAGCTGCGCAACGTCATCATCGGCAGCATCCTGGCCCTGCTCGCGTCGCTGGCGGCGATCATCGTCGCCGTGCGGGTGTCGCGCTCGCTCGTCGACCGCGCGCTGATGACGCGCCTCGCGCGGCTGCGCAACGACTCGCTCGACCTCGCCCGCAACCGGCTGCCGAACATCGTGGAGCGGCTGAAGAACGGCGAGTCCGTCGACCTCAAAGAAGAGCTGCCGCAGCTCGACCACGGCCGCGACGAGATCGGGCAGGTGGCGGAGGCGTTCAACACCGCCCAGCTGACCGCCGTCAACGCCGCGGCGAGCGAGGCGAAGGCCCGCAGCGGCGTGCACAACGTGTTCCTCGGCATCGCGCACCGGAACCAGGTCCTGGTGCACCAGCAGCTGCAGATCCTCGACGAGATGGAAGCGCGGGAAGACGACTCGACGCAGCTGGCGTCGCTGTTCCAGCTCGACCACCTCGCCGCCCGCGCCCGCCGGACCACCGAGAACCTGATCATCCTGGGCGGCAAGCAGCCCGGCCGCCGCTGGCGCAAGCCGGTCGCGCTGATGGAGGTCCTGCGCGCGGCCGTCTCGGAGACCGAGCAGTACGCGCGGGTCCAGGTGGAGCAGGTCGCCGACGTCGCCATCGTCGGCGCCGCGGTGGCCGACACCATCCACCTGATCGCCGAGCTGGTCGACAACGCGACGTCGTTCTCGCCGCCCGGCTCGCCGGTCGAGGTGACCAGCCGCATGGTCGCGCGCGGCGTCGTCGTCGACGTGTCGGACCAGGGCCTCGGGATGAAGGACGGCGTCCGCGAGTGGGCGAACTCGATGATGGCGGAGGCGCCCGAGTTCGACGCGATGGCGCTGCGGGCCGACTCCAGCCTGGGCCTGTTCGTGGTCGCGCGGCTGGCGGCCCGGCTCGGCATCACCGTCACCTTCGACCCGTCCCGCTACGGCGGCCTCCGCGCCACCGTGCTCATCCCGGGCCAGCACCTGGCGGGTGAGGACACCGCCGGGACCGGCGAGCCCGGCAGCTCCCCGGCGGAAACGACCGCGGTCCTCGCCCCGGTGGGCGCCCCCGCCGGGCGGGCCGCAGAAAGCTCGCTCGGTTCCATGGACTCACCCAGCTCGTTCACCGGCCAGATCCCGATGAAGCGAGAGACCAAGCCGAGGCCGTACCCGGCGCGGGCGCTCACCCCGCCCGAAGCCCTGCCCTCGGTGCCGGCCGCGGTGCCGGAGCCGGAGCCGCAGCCGGCGCCCGCCGCTGAGACCGCCGCCGCCGCGCCGCGCCCGGCCGACGACCGGCCCCGGCTGCCCCGGCGTGAGCCCCAGCAGAACCTCGTCGCCCAGCTCGAGGCCGAACCGGACGACAGCGACGACGACGTCGTGGCGCCCGGCGAAGGCACCGCGCGCACGCTGGCGGCGTTCCACAAGGGCACTCGCCGCGGCCGCGGGCCGGACGAAGCGTAG
- a CDS encoding fatty acid desaturase, which yields MSEVTGTVPAGSTELWRDRKRYLWLIGLVVPSLAFLAIGLHAATGWGGWFWIGPVVILVIVPLIDLAAGLDRSNPPDDVIERLENDRYYRWITFAFLPVQYLGFAAAFWLIARGDLTVADKIGLAVSIGCIGGIGINTAHELGHKKESHERWLSKIALAQSFYGHFYIEHNRGHHVRVATPEDPASSRLGESFYRFWPRTVFGSLKSAWRLERKRYARRDKHPFRLGNDVLNAWLMSAVLWAAMIAWLGVEILPYLVIQAVIGFSLLEVVNYMEHYGMLRQRVGTAGKRRYERVDPSHSWNSNNIATNVLLYHLQRHSDHHANPTRRYQTLRDFAESPVLPTGYAGMIVLALVPPVWRRVMDPRVLAHFDGDVSRANIQPSKREKILARYGTRVTAAGPAPAADTYGDATEGGMCPGCGYVYDEKLGDPREGFPAGTPWSAIPDSWCCPDCGVREKVDFVAPGRVGA from the coding sequence ATGAGCGAAGTGACCGGAACCGTCCCCGCCGGGTCGACCGAACTGTGGCGTGACCGCAAGCGGTACCTGTGGCTGATCGGCCTCGTCGTGCCGTCCCTGGCGTTCCTCGCCATCGGGCTGCACGCGGCCACCGGCTGGGGCGGCTGGTTCTGGATCGGCCCGGTCGTGATCCTGGTGATCGTGCCGCTGATCGACCTGGCCGCCGGGCTGGACCGGAGCAACCCGCCCGACGACGTCATCGAGCGGCTGGAGAACGACCGGTACTACCGCTGGATCACCTTCGCCTTCCTGCCCGTCCAGTACCTCGGCTTCGCCGCCGCGTTCTGGCTCATCGCCCGCGGGGACCTCACCGTCGCGGACAAGATCGGCCTGGCCGTCTCCATCGGCTGCATCGGCGGGATCGGCATCAACACCGCGCACGAGCTGGGGCACAAGAAGGAGAGCCACGAGCGCTGGCTGTCGAAGATCGCGCTGGCGCAAAGCTTCTACGGGCACTTCTACATCGAGCACAACCGCGGCCACCACGTCCGCGTGGCGACGCCGGAGGACCCGGCGAGCAGCCGCCTCGGCGAGAGCTTCTACCGCTTCTGGCCGCGCACGGTCTTCGGTTCGCTGAAGTCGGCGTGGCGCCTGGAGCGCAAGCGCTACGCCCGCCGGGACAAGCACCCGTTCCGCCTCGGCAACGACGTCCTCAACGCGTGGCTGATGTCCGCGGTGCTGTGGGCGGCGATGATCGCGTGGCTGGGCGTGGAAATCCTGCCGTACCTGGTGATACAGGCCGTCATCGGCTTTTCACTGCTGGAGGTCGTCAACTACATGGAGCACTACGGGATGCTGCGGCAGCGGGTCGGCACGGCCGGGAAGCGGCGCTACGAGCGCGTGGATCCCAGTCACAGCTGGAACTCCAACAACATCGCCACCAACGTCCTGCTCTACCACCTGCAGCGGCACAGCGACCACCACGCGAACCCGACGCGGCGCTACCAGACCCTGCGCGACTTCGCGGAATCGCCGGTGCTGCCCACCGGGTACGCCGGGATGATCGTGCTGGCGCTCGTGCCGCCGGTGTGGCGGCGGGTGATGGACCCGCGGGTGCTCGCCCACTTCGACGGCGACGTCTCCCGCGCCAACATCCAGCCGTCGAAGCGCGAGAAGATCCTTGCCCGGTACGGAACCCGCGTCACGGCGGCCGGTCCCGCACCGGCGGCGGACACCTACGGCGACGCGACCGAGGGCGGGATGTGCCCGGGCTGCGGGTACGTCTACGACGAGAAGCTCGGCGACCCGCGTGAGGGCTTCCCGGCCGGCACGCCGTGGTCGGCGATCCCGGACTCCTGGTGCTGCCCCGACTGCGGCGTCCGCGAGAAGGTCGACTTCGTCGCGCCGGGCCGGGTGGGTGCGTGA
- a CDS encoding ferredoxin, translating to MRIEADRGKCDGLGMCEAMAPDFFEVGEDGTVVVLDERPGEEHRQDLAAAVDACPVSALRLT from the coding sequence ATGCGGATCGAAGCGGATCGTGGCAAGTGCGACGGCCTCGGCATGTGCGAAGCGATGGCGCCCGACTTCTTCGAGGTCGGCGAGGACGGCACCGTCGTCGTGCTCGACGAACGGCCCGGCGAGGAGCACCGGCAGGACCTCGCCGCCGCCGTGGACGCCTGCCCCGTGTCGGCGTTGAGGCTGACATGA
- a CDS encoding NAD(P)/FAD-dependent oxidoreductase, with the protein MTLVVVGASLAGLRAVEAARRTGYRGRIVLIGAEEHLPYDRPPLSKAFLADGGPRTVEPFHTEEVLREVLGVELLLGAPADGLDIGSREVTVAGTAVRYDALVIATGATARTLPGARALRTAEDAVAVRDALDRGARTVVIGAGFIGSEVASAARARGLPVTIVEAAVVPLARAVGETAGAALAGLHHEAGTELRLGTEVTGVTADGVHLAGGEVLPADLVVAGIGAVPATGWLEGSGLVLHERDRGVVCDATLSSGAPGVYAAGDVAHVASSLFGGLLRLEHWTNAAEQGAAAARHALDPAAARPLETVPYFWSDWYGHRIQFVGTPDADEVVTAGDTTLYRRGDRLVGALTVDRPREIMKHRRRIADRAHWADALAFAGTT; encoded by the coding sequence ATGACGCTCGTCGTCGTGGGCGCGTCGCTCGCCGGGCTGCGGGCCGTGGAAGCCGCCCGCCGCACCGGGTACCGCGGCCGGATCGTGCTGATCGGGGCCGAGGAGCACCTGCCCTACGACCGGCCGCCGCTGTCCAAGGCGTTCCTCGCCGACGGCGGTCCGCGGACGGTCGAGCCGTTCCACACCGAGGAGGTGCTGCGCGAAGTCCTCGGCGTCGAACTGCTGCTGGGCGCGCCGGCCGACGGGCTCGACATCGGTTCGCGCGAAGTGACCGTCGCGGGCACGGCCGTGCGCTACGACGCGCTGGTGATCGCCACCGGCGCGACCGCCCGGACCCTGCCCGGCGCCCGCGCGCTGCGCACCGCCGAAGACGCGGTCGCCGTGCGCGACGCGCTCGACCGGGGTGCGCGGACCGTCGTGATCGGCGCCGGGTTCATCGGCTCGGAGGTCGCGTCCGCGGCCCGCGCCCGCGGCCTGCCGGTGACGATCGTGGAAGCCGCCGTCGTCCCGCTCGCCCGCGCGGTCGGGGAGACCGCCGGGGCGGCGCTGGCCGGGCTGCACCACGAAGCCGGCACCGAGCTGCGGCTCGGCACCGAGGTCACCGGCGTCACCGCCGACGGCGTGCACCTGGCCGGGGGCGAAGTCCTGCCCGCGGACCTCGTGGTCGCCGGCATCGGCGCCGTCCCGGCCACCGGCTGGCTCGAAGGCAGCGGGCTGGTCCTGCACGAACGGGACCGCGGCGTGGTCTGCGACGCGACGCTGTCCTCCGGGGCGCCGGGCGTCTACGCGGCGGGCGACGTCGCGCACGTGGCGAGCTCGCTGTTCGGCGGCCTCCTGCGGCTCGAGCACTGGACGAACGCGGCCGAGCAGGGTGCGGCCGCCGCTCGCCACGCGCTCGACCCGGCGGCCGCGCGCCCGCTGGAAACCGTGCCGTACTTCTGGTCCGACTGGTACGGCCACCGGATCCAGTTCGTCGGCACACCGGACGCCGACGAAGTCGTCACCGCTGGCGACACCACGCTCTACCGCCGCGGCGACCGGCTCGTCGGCGCGCTCACCGTCGACCGCCCGCGCGAGATCATGAAGCACCGCAGGCGGATCGCCGACCGAGCGCACTGGGCGGATGCGCTGGCCTTCGCGGGGACCACCTAG
- a CDS encoding TetR/AcrR family transcriptional regulator — protein sequence MTVMSGALPAPPGGGQHRRPIIAAAIELTARSGWPSVTMARLAELVGVSRQTVYNEIGSKSALAEAMVAHELDRFLTVVDAAFEHHPDDLIEAFYEAVRSVLELAEDNVLLRAIVSASHGAAPELLPLLTTDAGALLARAKVVLAERVRPYRLPLADDQVDVVIDLVVRAVLSHVMQPSDTPARTADSLAWVATRILGLAAVPPLRHT from the coding sequence ATGACGGTCATGAGCGGGGCACTTCCGGCGCCGCCCGGAGGTGGTCAGCACCGGCGGCCGATCATCGCGGCGGCGATCGAGCTGACCGCGCGGTCGGGCTGGCCGTCGGTCACCATGGCCCGGCTGGCCGAGCTGGTCGGCGTCAGCCGCCAGACCGTGTACAACGAGATCGGCTCCAAGTCCGCGCTGGCCGAGGCGATGGTCGCGCACGAACTGGACCGGTTCCTCACGGTCGTCGACGCCGCCTTCGAACACCACCCGGACGACCTCATCGAGGCGTTCTACGAGGCCGTCCGCTCGGTGCTCGAACTCGCCGAGGACAACGTCCTGCTGCGGGCGATCGTCTCGGCGTCGCACGGTGCCGCCCCCGAGCTCCTCCCGCTGCTGACCACCGACGCGGGCGCGCTGCTCGCCCGCGCGAAGGTCGTGCTCGCCGAGCGCGTGCGGCCCTACCGGCTGCCGCTCGCCGATGACCAGGTCGACGTGGTGATCGACCTGGTGGTGCGCGCGGTCCTCAGCCACGTCATGCAGCCGTCGGACACCCCGGCCCGCACGGCGGATTCCCTGGCGTGGGTGGCGACCCGCATCCTCGGCTTGGCGGCCGTGCCGCCGCTGCGGCACACCTGA
- a CDS encoding haloalkane dehalogenase produces MPVLHHEETGSGTPIVFLHGNPGSSHGWRHVLPHVGAGRLLAPDLIGMGRSPKPAIAYTFADHARYLDAWFDELGLDDVVLVGHDWGGALAFDHATRHPGRVRGIAFFETIVKPMAWDDLSPQAAERSRKIRTPGVGEEMVLTQDLFIRQAFTGGVRTPVADDDLAAYLAPFPTPESRRPVLAWARQLPLGGEPAELVERVEAYDRWLAGSDGTPKLLLTFEGSPTLLIREEMTKWCTENIAALDVVACGEAGHHAQEDRPKEIAAELSAWLDRHQLR; encoded by the coding sequence ATGCCCGTCCTCCACCACGAAGAAACCGGCAGCGGCACCCCGATCGTGTTCCTGCACGGCAACCCCGGCTCGTCGCACGGCTGGCGCCACGTCCTCCCCCACGTCGGCGCCGGACGGCTGCTGGCGCCCGACCTCATCGGCATGGGCCGCTCACCCAAACCCGCCATCGCCTACACCTTCGCCGACCACGCCCGCTACCTCGACGCCTGGTTCGACGAGCTCGGTCTCGACGACGTCGTCCTCGTCGGCCACGACTGGGGTGGCGCCCTCGCCTTCGACCACGCCACCCGTCACCCCGGCCGGGTCCGCGGCATCGCGTTCTTCGAAACCATCGTGAAGCCGATGGCCTGGGACGACCTGTCCCCGCAGGCGGCCGAGCGCTCCCGCAAGATCCGCACGCCGGGCGTCGGCGAGGAAATGGTGCTGACGCAGGACCTGTTCATCCGCCAGGCGTTCACCGGCGGCGTCCGCACGCCGGTCGCCGACGACGACCTGGCCGCCTACCTCGCCCCGTTCCCGACGCCGGAGAGCCGCCGCCCGGTCCTCGCCTGGGCCCGCCAGCTGCCGCTCGGCGGGGAGCCGGCCGAGCTCGTCGAGCGCGTCGAGGCCTATGACCGGTGGCTGGCCGGCAGCGACGGCACGCCGAAGCTGCTCCTGACGTTCGAGGGCTCCCCCACCCTGCTCATCCGCGAGGAAATGACGAAGTGGTGCACCGAAAACATCGCCGCGCTGGACGTCGTCGCGTGCGGGGAAGCCGGGCACCACGCCCAGGAAGACCGGCCCAAGGAGATCGCCGCCGAGCTGTCGGCGTGGCTGGACCGGCACCAGCTCCGCTGA
- a CDS encoding MarR family winged helix-turn-helix transcriptional regulator: MSTPGHLVWRLSMKWRVAVDRALAPAGLTHAQYVFLASLLDLQREKPPSQRELADHTGLEALYVSKLARTLDADGLIERTRDPADTRTIRLALTDRGREVVEPAIATVGALLDQLLAPLGGRRDDRTEALTRELTLLLDTPLEGA, encoded by the coding sequence ATGAGCACTCCCGGGCACCTCGTTTGGCGCCTCTCCATGAAGTGGCGCGTGGCCGTCGACCGCGCCCTGGCCCCGGCCGGCCTGACCCACGCCCAGTACGTCTTCCTCGCCTCCTTGCTCGACCTCCAGCGTGAAAAGCCACCGAGCCAGCGGGAACTCGCCGACCACACCGGTCTCGAGGCCCTCTACGTCTCCAAGCTCGCCCGCACCCTCGACGCCGATGGCCTGATCGAGCGCACCCGCGACCCCGCCGACACCCGGACCATCCGGCTGGCGCTCACCGACCGCGGGCGCGAGGTCGTCGAGCCCGCGATCGCCACCGTCGGCGCGTTGCTCGACCAGTTGCTGGCGCCGCTCGGTGGCCGCCGCGATGACCGCACCGAGGCACTGACCCGGGAGCTCACCCTGCTGCTCGACACCCCGCTCGAAGGAGCCTGA